The sequence CGAAGGTCGGCCCGCACGGCGGCTGCATCGCGGTGTAATAGGCCCGCGCGATCGCGGCCGGCACATCCTCGGGCCGCGCCGGCTCGACGCTGTACTTGACGTAGGGCCGCGGAAACTCGGAGGCGCGCTCGGCATAGAGGAAGGCCTGCAGCGGCAGGATCGATCGCGCCTGCTGGCCCGCGGTGATCACCAGCGGCGTCTGGTTGCGATGCGCGGTGTAGATGTTTCCGAGCGCATTGCCGACGCCGGCAGCCGAATGCAGATTGACGAAGCCGGCGTTGCGCGTCGCCTGCGCGTAACCGTCGGCCATGCCGACGGCGGACGCTTCCTGCAGCGCCAGCACGTAGTCGATGTCGTCGGGCCAGTCGCTCAGGAACGGCAGCTCGGTCGAGCCGGGATTGCCGAACACTTTTTTGATGCCGAAAGATCGCAGCAGGTCGAGGGTGGCCTGCTTGACGGTGACGGACTTGCTGCCGGTCTTGCCGTTCTTGGACATGGTTTCCGTCCCTGTTCTTTCCTCATCCTGAGAAGCGCGGAACGCGCGTCTCGAAGCATGAAGGCCCGGCTGGTGGCCCCGCCCTCGAGACGCCGCTGCGCGGCTCCACAGGGTGAGGGTCTAGATCGTCACGTCGCCGCTCGCAATGACGGGGGCGTCGTCACCACACCGCCGTCCCCTTCATCGTCGGCTGCCCCTCCGCATTCGCGGTCCACAGCTCCATGCCATCAGCGGTCTCGGTGGCATTCACGGAGAACTCAGTGCCCTCGAACAGGGGCTGCACGCCGCGATACGAAAACTTCTTCGGCGCCTTGCCGCCGCGCAGCTTCGCCGCCATCTCGATGATCAAAGCCGCCTGCAAGGGGCCATGGAAAATGAGACCAGGGTAACCCTCGACCTTGGTGACATAGTCGCGGTCGTAATGGATGCGGTGGCCGTTGAAGGTCAGCGCGGAGTAGCGGAACAGCAGCACGGGATCGGAGACATGGATCTCGCGATGCTGCGCCGTCGGCGGGGGAGGCGGGGTCTTGCCAGCGGGCGCACTGCTCGTCATCTCGCGATAGACGATGTCCTGCCGCTCGCGGATCGCGGTGCCCCGTGGGCAAGAGATGCTGTGCTCGACCGAGACGAAGCACAAAGTGCCGGTCGATCCCGTCTTCACCTGCACGTCGGCGATGCGCGAGGTCCGCGTCGATTCATCGCCGACCTGCAGCGGCTGCAAGAACTGGATCTCGCCGCCGGCCCACATCCGGCGCGGCAGCGGCACCGGCGGCAGGAAGCCGCCGCGGGTCGGGTGGCCGTCGGGCCCGAGCATCGACATCGGAAACACCGGCTGCGCCAGACACCAATGCACGGTGAATGGCGCGGCATCGCCCGTCTTGGGCTCGCCGACCTCCTGGAATAGCGTCGCGCGCAGTCCCTTGACGAGCTGCGCGGTGACGATGTCGCTGGCCTCCGTGCTGCGGCCGATCCATTGCCGCAAATGATCGATGTCGAGCTTCCCGGTCATGGCGCTTCGCTCTTCTTACTTTTTGGACTTTGGATTTTGGCCAATCGCAGGCACCGCGCCGTAGGCGCGCGTCTCGCCGACGATGATCGGGGCCGGCGCGGGATAGCTGACCTGGCCGTTCGGCGTGTCGACCTCGATGCGGCGCAGATGCGGATGGTTGGCAAGGTCGGCCATGGTGTTAACCTCGGCGAAGGCGATGTCGGCGTCGGAGAGCCGTTTCAGCAGCTCGTCCCGCGTCATCTTGCCGAAGATATCCGCCACCGTCGTATCGGTGAAGTCGCGGTTGCGCACGCGCTCGACCATGTTGGCGACGCGCGGGTCGGCCGGCAGGTCGGGCTTATCGAGCACCTTTGCGCAAAGCGTCTTCCATTCGCGCTCGCTCTGGATCGAGATCAGAATGTCCTTGCCGTCCTTCGAGGTGAACACGCCATAGGGCGCGATCGAGGGATGGCGCAGGCCCATGCGCTTGGGCGGATTGCCGGCTTCCGCATTGAGCAGCGGCACGGTGCACCAGTCCGCCATTACGTCGAACATGGAGATGCGGATGTCCGCGCCCTTGCCGGTGCGCCCGCGCGCGATCAGCGCCTCCAGGATCGCTGCGTGCGCGGTGGCGCCGGTCGCCACATCCACGATCGACATGCCGACGCGCGAGGCGCCATCGGGATTGCCGGTGATCGAGGCCAGGCCGCTCTCGGCCTGGATCAGGAGGTCATAGGCCTTGCGGTGCGCGTAAGGGCCCTCGTCGCCATAGCCGGTGATCGTGCACGAGATCAGTTTTGGATAGTCCTTCAAGAGCCGCTCGCGCGAAAAGCCGAGCTTGTCCATCGAGCCGGGCTTGAGGTTCTGGATCAGCACGTCGGCGCTGGCGATTAGCTGCTCCAGCTCGGCGCGGCCCTCCTTCGTCGTGAGATCGACCACCGCCGATTGCTTGCCGCGGTTGAGCCAGACGAAGTAGCTGCTCTGGCCCTTGGCCGCCGCGTCATAGCCGCGAGCGAAATCGCCCTCGGGCCGCTCGATCTTGATCACCTCCGCGCCGGCATCCGCCAGCCGCGAGGAGCAGAACGGCGCCGCCACGGCCTGCTCGACCGCAATCACCCTGATGCCGTCCAATGCTCCCATGATGGCGGCCTCAGTACGAGCGGGGCATGCCGAGCACGTGCTCGGCGACGAAGGACAGCACGAGGTTGGTCGAGATCGGCGCGACTTGATAGAGCCGCGTCTCGCGGAATTTGCGCTCGACGTCGTATTCCTCGGCGAAGCCGAAGCCGCCATAGGTCTGGATGCAGGCATTCGCTGCCTCCCAGGACGCATCCGCCGCCAGCATTTTTGCCATGTTGGCCTCCGCGCCGCAGTCGAGGCCGGCCTCGTATTTGCGGGTGGCTTCCTTCACCATCAGCTCGGCCGCGCGCATCGCTGCGTAAGCCTTGGCGATCGGGAACTGGATGCCCTGATTCTGACCGATCGGCCGGCCGAACACGCTGCGCTCCTTGGCGTAGTTCGTCGCCTTGGCGATGAACCATTTGGCATCGCCGACGCATTCGGCGGCGATCAGGATGCGTTCGGCATTCATGCCGGAGAGGATGTAGCGAAAACCCTTGCCCTCTTCGCCGATCAGATTCTCCGCCGGCACCTTCATGTCGGTGAAGAACACTTCGGTGGTGGCGTGGTTCATCATGGTGCGGATCGGGCGGATCTCGAGGCCCTTACCCTTCGCCTCGCGCATGTCGACGATGAACACCGAAAGACCATCGGTGCGCTTCTTGACCTGATCCTTCGGCGTGGTGCGGGCCAGCAGGATCATCAGGTCGGAATGCTCGGCGCGGCTGGTCCAGATCTTCTGGCCGTTGACGATGTAGCTGTCGTTGCCCTCCTTGCGCGCAAAGGTCTTGAGCGAGGAGGTGTCGGTGCCGCTGGTCGGCTCGGTGACTCCGAAGGCCTGCAGGCGCAATTCGCCGCTCGCGATCTTCGGCAGATATTTTGCCTTCTGCTCGGCATTGCCGTGCCGCAGCACCGTGCCCATCGTGTACATCTGGGCGTGGCAGCCGCCGCCGTTGCAGCCCGCGCGCTGGATCTCTTCCAGGATTGCCGCCGCAGCCGAGAGCTTCAGGCCTGCACCGCCATACTCTTCCGGGATCAGCACCGAGAGATAGCCGGCCTCGGTCAGCGCATCGACGAAGGCTTTTGGGTAAGCCATTTCGCGATCGAGCTTGCGCCAATATTCGCCGGGAAACTGCGCGCAGAGCTTTGCGACGGCCTCGCGGATGTCGGCGTGATCTTCGGTGTGGTGGTCTTCACTCATGGCGTTTCCTGTTCGGTGCGGCAGTCAAGATAACGCCGGCCAACCCTCTGGCGTTGTGAAAACATCGCCAGCCCCCTATGCTCATTTGCTATAGCGTATGAAGTAGCCTTCCAGGATTGGCAAGCATGGATTTCCGGCAGCTCAGGACCTTCAGTTGCGTGGCGGAGCTCGGCAGCCTCTCCAAGGCCTCCGACACGCTGCGCGTGGCGCAGCCGGCGCTTTCCAGGCAGATCAAACTGCTGGAACACGAGCTGCGCACGGAGCTGTTCACCCGCAACGGCCGCGGCATGGTGCTGACGGAAGCGGGGCACCTGCTGCTGGTGCGCACCTCCGGCATCGTGCGGCAACTGGACCAGATCCGCGACGACATCCAGTCGGCCAAGGGGCCGCCCTCGGGGCAGGTCGTGCTCGGCCTGGTTCCGACCGTGAGCTGCGTGCTGTCGGCGCGCTTTGCGCGGCGTTGCGTCGAAAGATTTCCCGGCATCTCGCTGCGCATCGTCGAGAGCTACAGCGGCCATCTCGTCGAATGGCTGCATCGCGGCGAGATGGATCTCGCGATCCTCTATGGCCGCTCGGCCGATCTGCATCTCAACGTGCAGAGCTTGGGGCGCGACAACATCGTCGCGGTCGGCCCGCGCGGCTGCGGGCTCGCGCGCAAGAAGAGCGTCGAGATCGGCTGGCTGCTGCGGCAGCGTCTGGTGCTGCCCAGTCATTCCCACGGCCTTCGCGCGCTGATCGAGCACGCCGCCGCGCAGCGCAAGATCAAGCTCAATGTCCAGCTGGAAGCGGATTCGTTCCGCGTGCTGACGAGCCTCGTCGAAGAGGGGCTCGGCTTCGCGTTGTTGCCGCCGTCATCGGTCCACGGCGAGGTCGCGGATGGGCGGCTGGAAACAACAGCGGTGTCAAAGCCGATGACGCGCGAGCTCATTTTCGCTTCTCCAATCGACCGCCCGGCCTCCACAGCCTCGCTGGCCGTCACCGCGCTGCTCCGCGAGGAAGTCGCCGCCTGCCGTAGGGAAGGCGTGTGGGACATCAAGTTGAGTTAGGTGCTTTCAACGCGGTTTAGGACAGAAGGCCGCGAGCAACCCTTCGCATGTTGTGCGAGCTGTCATGCCGGAATTTTATAGCTGGCGGCTCCATACTCCGGTGTCATTGCCCGCCTTGTGCGCGCTTGCGCACTGGGGCGGGCAATCCACATTCCAGAGACCGCGCGGCTAAACCGAGAGGCCGCGGCGTACTGGATGCCCCGCTTTCGCGGAGCATGACAGGGAAGCTTGAGGAGGCGGCTTGCCTCAAGGGAGTCCGTAGAAGCGCGGCTACCCCGGAATCCTTACCGGCAGCGACTCATAGCCTTTGATGAAGCTCGAATAGATCCGCTTGGGCTCGCCGACCACCTCGATCCGGTCGAACCGCTTCAGCATCTCCTCCCAGACAATCTTGAGCTGCAGCTCGGCGAGGCGCATGCCGACGCAGCGGTGAATGCCGAAGCCGAAGGAGAGATGCGTGCGCGGGCGCGGGCGGTCGATGATGAAATCGTTCGGCCTCTCGAACATCTCCTCGTCGCGGTTGCCGGAGACGTACCACATCACGACGCGGTCGCCCTTCCTGATGTGCTTGCCGCCGATCTCGGTGTCTTGCAACGCCGTGCGCCGCATATGCGCCAGCGGCGTCTGCCAGCGGATCACCTCCGGCACCATGGAATCGATCAGCTCCGGATTGGCGCGCAGCTTGTCGTATTGGTCCGGGTTCTCGTTCAGCGCCAGCACCGAGCCGGTCATGGTATTCCGCGTCGTGTCATTGCCGCCGACGATCAGCAGGATGATGTTGCCCATGAGGTTGTCGGGGTCCATGTGGCGGGTGGCGTCATTGTGCGCCATCAGCGACAGGAGGTCGTTGCGCGGCGCGGCGTTGACGCGCTCGTTCCACAGCTTGGACATATAGGCGTAGCATTCGTCCATCTCGCGGCGGCGCTCTTCGGCCGACGCGACGATGCCGCTCTTGGGCAGCGCGGTCGAGACGTCCGACCAGCGCGTCAGCTTGCGCCGCTCCTCCCAGGGAAAATCGAACAGGGTCGCCAACATCTGCGTCGTCAGCTCGATCGAGACGCGCTCGACGAAGTTGAAGGTCTCGTTGCGCGGCAGGTTGTCCAGCACGGTCCGCGAACGCTGACGGATCAGCTTTGCCAGCTCGTCCAGATGGGTCGGCGTGAACATCGGCGACACCGTCTTGCGCTGTGCCGAGTGCTTGGGTTGGTCCATCGCGATGAAGCTCGGCCAATCGTAACCATCAGGCACGTCTCGGATCGAGATGCCGCCGAGCGTCGAGTCCGAGGAGAAGATGCCGTGATTGGTGTCGACATGCATGATGTCGTTGTATTTCACCACCGACCAATAGGGCTCGATCGGCGCATTGGTGCAGTAATGCACCGGCTCTTCCTTGCGCAGCCGCTCGAACCACGGCCACAGGGTGTCGTCCTGGAATAGCCTGGGCGCGCCGGGGTGGAATTGCGCCAGCGGTGTCGCATAGGCCTCCTCGCGGGCTCTGCGCATGCGTTCGGCTTTGTCCACTTTAACCGGCGCTTGAATGTTCATGGTGGTGGCTCCAGTGTGTCTGCTTAACCTCTCCCGCTTGTGGGAGAGGTGGGCGCGTAGCGCCGGGTGAGGGCTCTATCCTCTCGGGGATTGTCCCGTTGCGGAGGCACCCTCTCCCCAACCCTCTCCCGCAAGCGGGAGAGGGGGCGCGGCATCCTCGTGGTTTAACTCACGCCGCAATCTTCACGGGCAAGCTTTCGAGTCCCTTTACGAAACTCGAATAGACCCGCCTGGGTTCGCCGACCACATCAATATGGTCGAACCGCTTCAGGATCTCTTCCCAGATGATCTTGAGCTGGAGCTCGGCAAGCCGCAAGCCGACGCAACGGTGGATGCCGAAGCCGAACGAGAGGTGCGTGCGGGGGCGGGCGCGGTCGATGATGAAATCATAGGGCTTTTCGATCGCCTCCTCGTCGCGGTTGCCCGAAACGTACCACATCACGACCTTGTCACCCTTCTTGATCTGCTTGCCGCGGAACTCGAAATCGGAGAGCGCGGTGCGGCGCATATGCGCCAGCGGCGTCTGCCAGCGGATCACCTCCGGCACGAAGCTGTCGAGCAGCGCCGGATTATCGCGCAGCTTGCGATACTGCTCCGGATGCTGGCTCAGCGCGAGCAGCGAGCCCGACATGGTGTTGCGGGTGGTGTCATTGCCGCCGACGATCAGGAGGATGAGATTGCCGAGGAAGTTTTTCGCGTCCATGTCGCGGGTGGCGTCACTGTGGGCCATCATCGACAAAAGGTCGCTCTTCAGCGGCTGGGCGATGCGCTCCTTCCACAGCCGCGAGAAATACTGCGCGCATTCCGTCAGCTCGACCTGCCGCTCGTCCTCGGTCGCGACGAGGCCGTCCGGGCCGGGAATGGTGGTGGCGATATCGGACCAGCGCGTCAGCTTGCGGCGATCCTCCCAGGGAAAGTCGAACAGCACCGCCAGCATCTGCGTGGTCAGCTCGATCGAGACCTGATCGACCCAGTCGAACACCTCGCCGCGCGGCAGATTGTCCAGGCACTCGGCGGAGCGCTTGCGGATGTTGATGGCGAGATTGTCCAGATGCGTCGGCGTGAACATTGGCGCCACGCTCTTGCGCTGCGCGGCGTGGCGCGGCGGGTCCATCGAGATGAAACTCTCGCGGCGCAAATCCGGGTCGATGTCGCGGATGGTGATGCCGCCGAGCGCCGAGGCCGAGGAGAACACGGCGTGATTGGTCTCGATCTCCATGATGTCGTTGTAGCGCGTCACCGACCAGTACGGCCCGAACATCGAGTCCTTGCAATAGTGCACGGGATCCTCACGGCGCAGCCGGTCGAAATATGGCCAGAACGTATCGGTCCTGAACAATTCAGGATCGCCCGGATCGAACTGCTCCAGCGGCAGCGACGTGGCGCGTGCGCGAAGTGCGTCGAGCTTCGCCGCGCTCTCGATCGTCCCATGCATGACCGTTCTCCCTGACATCGACCGCGCGTTCTCGTTGAATTCTGCGCTGCGGTATTTGATTTGCAATTACAGCCGGTTGTCTGCGCCGGAGCAAGGGCGAGTTTTGCCACATCCAACCTTTGCGAGCGGAATCGGGCGGACGTCACGTGGATGTGTCAACGTGATCTGCCGCACGCCGTTGGCCGGAGAATCCTGCGAGAAATCGACCACAATCGAGGCAAATCGAACCTGCCCATCTTGGGGATCGACCAATCCTTGATCTATAGTTTGCCCCTGACAGGTCCGCACCCCGAGGTTGCCGCCGTGAACGACATGCAATGGGCCCCCATCGGCTCCGAACCCCTGCCGCCGCCACTGCCGTCGACGCAGGTCGATTTCACCGGCGACCGCTCCGTGTTCCGGAAAATGGTCACCAAAGGTGCCATGCTGGAGCTCGTCACCTTCGGCTTCTACCGGTTCTGGCTGGTCACCGACATCCGCCGCCATCTGTGGTCGAACACCGCGATCGACGGCGATGCCGCCGAATACACCGGCCGCGGCAAGGAGCTTTTGATCGGCTTCCTGTTCGCACTCGCGATCCTGATGCCGATCTACCTTGCCTATTTCCTCGTCGGTATCGAGTTCGAGCGCTGGCAGGGCTTTGCCTCGACGCCGCTGTTCATCAGCTTCTACGCCTTCGGCCAGTTCGCGATCTTTCGCGCGCGGCGCTACCGGCTGACCCGCACGGTCTGGCGCGGCGTGCGATTCTGGATGGACGGCTCGGGCTGGGCTTATTCATTCCGTGCCATGGCCTGGGGCCTGCTGGTGTTCCTCACGCTCGGCCTGGCGCTGCCCTGGCGCGAGGCTTCGCTCGAACGCTACAAGATGCGGCACACCTATTATGGCGATCTGCGTGGTGACTTCGAAAGCGACGGCTGGACCTTCTTCAAGCGCGGCTGGTGGCTGTGGCTGCTCAGCCCGGTCGCGCTCGTCGTCTTCCCGCTCGCCCCGTTCTTCTACGCCGAGTTCAAGGCGCGCGAATGGCGCTGGTGGCTCGACGGCATCCGCATCGGCGGCGTCAGCCTGTCCTCGGACCTCCCGCACAACGCGTTCTACGGCCTCTATTGGAAGGTGACCGGCTGGTCGCTGCTGCTGAGCACCATCTTCGGCTTCTATATCGGCGGGGCCACCGCTCTCGCTGTCAAGCTGAGTGGCCTTCCGGTCCAGCAGCTATTGGGTCCCAATGCTCACGCGAAGAGCATCCCCATGCTGGTGATGATGGTCGTCGGCTATTTCGCCCTCGCCCTTGCGCTCAACATCGTCATGCGGGTCTATCTGCAGCGCGACATCTGGGCCAGGGTGCTGGAGACCGTCGAGGTGCACAACATCGGAGCCGCGGCGGACGTGCGTGGCAGCGGCGAGCTTGCCAGCGCGCTCGGCGAAGGTTTTGCCGATGGGCTCGATGTCGCGGGATTCTGAGCTGTGAGTGAGTTGTCCACCGAGGCGCCGGCGCAGTCGGCCAAGCCGACCATCTTCTTCGATGGCGTGTCGAGCCGCCGGCGTCAGGTGAGGCTGGCGCTCGGGGATGCGCTCGAGATCGCTGAGGAGGGCGGGGCGCCGGTTCGCTGGGCCTATGCCGACATCCGCCGCGCCGACAGTCCGGCGGGCATCCTGCGGCTTGCCTGCACGACCGCGCCGCCGCTGGCGCGGCTCGAGATCCGCGATGCCGCGCTGGCCGCCGATGTGACCGCGCGCTGCATGCGCCTCGACGAGCACCAGACCTCGCGCCGCGGTATCGCAAAAATCGTCGGCTGGTCGGTGGCGGCCGCCATCTCCATCGTCTGCGTCGTCCTGTTCGGCGTGCCGCTCGCGGCCGATCGTCTCGCGCCGCTGGTGCCGAAGCCGATCGAGCGCCGCATCGGCGATGCCTCCGAAGTCCAGGTCAAGACCATCTTCGGCCGCAGCGTGTGCCAAGACCCCGCGGGCAAGGCCGCGTTCACGAAGCTCGTCAACCGCCTGCGCGATGCCGCGGGCCTCGACGACGATGCCATGACCGCTGGCGTGCTGCCGACTCCGGTGCCGAACGCGTTCGCGCTGCCCGGCGGCAAGGTGTACGTGCTGCGGGGGCTGCTCGACAAGGCGCAAGACCCTGATGAACTCGCCGGCATCCTCGCCCACGAGCTCGGCCATCTCAAGCATCACGACAACATGCGCGGGCTGATCTACAATGGCGGCACCTCGTTTCTGATCGGCCTGCTGTTCGGCGACATCACCGGCTCATCCGCCGTGATCTTCGCTTCGCGCAGCGTGGTCGAAGCCTCCTATTCGCGCGAGGCGGAAACCGCCGCCGACACGTTCGCGATCGAGATCATGCACAAGCTCGGGCGCTCGCCGAAGCCCGCGGCCGAGCTGATGTTCCGCATCACCGGCAAAGAAGGCGGGAGCGGATTTACGATCTTGGCGAGCCACCCACTCACCGAAGACCGTCTCGCGCGCATGACGAAGGAGGACCGCCCCGCCAGCGGCCCGCCGCTCCTGACGGACAAGGAATGGCAGGCGCTGAAAGGGATCTGCGGCAGCGGGAAGATCTGAGCTTTTCCCTCCGGAACAATCGCTCCAGACAGGCATATCCTCTCTGACAACGACAGGATGTATCGCATGTCTTATGGTCGCTTTGCCGCGATGATCGC comes from Bradyrhizobium diazoefficiens and encodes:
- a CDS encoding FAS1-like dehydratase domain-containing protein: MTGKLDIDHLRQWIGRSTEASDIVTAQLVKGLRATLFQEVGEPKTGDAAPFTVHWCLAQPVFPMSMLGPDGHPTRGGFLPPVPLPRRMWAGGEIQFLQPLQVGDESTRTSRIADVQVKTGSTGTLCFVSVEHSISCPRGTAIRERQDIVYREMTSSAPAGKTPPPPPTAQHREIHVSDPVLLFRYSALTFNGHRIHYDRDYVTKVEGYPGLIFHGPLQAALIIEMAAKLRGGKAPKKFSYRGVQPLFEGTEFSVNATETADGMELWTANAEGQPTMKGTAVW
- a CDS encoding CaiB/BaiF CoA transferase family protein, whose amino-acid sequence is MGALDGIRVIAVEQAVAAPFCSSRLADAGAEVIKIERPEGDFARGYDAAAKGQSSYFVWLNRGKQSAVVDLTTKEGRAELEQLIASADVLIQNLKPGSMDKLGFSRERLLKDYPKLISCTITGYGDEGPYAHRKAYDLLIQAESGLASITGNPDGASRVGMSIVDVATGATAHAAILEALIARGRTGKGADIRISMFDVMADWCTVPLLNAEAGNPPKRMGLRHPSIAPYGVFTSKDGKDILISIQSEREWKTLCAKVLDKPDLPADPRVANMVERVRNRDFTDTTVADIFGKMTRDELLKRLSDADIAFAEVNTMADLANHPHLRRIEVDTPNGQVSYPAPAPIIVGETRAYGAVPAIGQNPKSKK
- a CDS encoding acyl-CoA dehydrogenase family protein, with amino-acid sequence MSEDHHTEDHADIREAVAKLCAQFPGEYWRKLDREMAYPKAFVDALTEAGYLSVLIPEEYGGAGLKLSAAAAILEEIQRAGCNGGGCHAQMYTMGTVLRHGNAEQKAKYLPKIASGELRLQAFGVTEPTSGTDTSSLKTFARKEGNDSYIVNGQKIWTSRAEHSDLMILLARTTPKDQVKKRTDGLSVFIVDMREAKGKGLEIRPIRTMMNHATTEVFFTDMKVPAENLIGEEGKGFRYILSGMNAERILIAAECVGDAKWFIAKATNYAKERSVFGRPIGQNQGIQFPIAKAYAAMRAAELMVKEATRKYEAGLDCGAEANMAKMLAADASWEAANACIQTYGGFGFAEEYDVERKFRETRLYQVAPISTNLVLSFVAEHVLGMPRSY
- a CDS encoding LysR substrate-binding domain-containing protein encodes the protein MDFRQLRTFSCVAELGSLSKASDTLRVAQPALSRQIKLLEHELRTELFTRNGRGMVLTEAGHLLLVRTSGIVRQLDQIRDDIQSAKGPPSGQVVLGLVPTVSCVLSARFARRCVERFPGISLRIVESYSGHLVEWLHRGEMDLAILYGRSADLHLNVQSLGRDNIVAVGPRGCGLARKKSVEIGWLLRQRLVLPSHSHGLRALIEHAAAQRKIKLNVQLEADSFRVLTSLVEEGLGFALLPPSSVHGEVADGRLETTAVSKPMTRELIFASPIDRPASTASLAVTALLREEVAACRREGVWDIKLS
- a CDS encoding cytochrome P450, translated to MNIQAPVKVDKAERMRRAREEAYATPLAQFHPGAPRLFQDDTLWPWFERLRKEEPVHYCTNAPIEPYWSVVKYNDIMHVDTNHGIFSSDSTLGGISIRDVPDGYDWPSFIAMDQPKHSAQRKTVSPMFTPTHLDELAKLIRQRSRTVLDNLPRNETFNFVERVSIELTTQMLATLFDFPWEERRKLTRWSDVSTALPKSGIVASAEERRREMDECYAYMSKLWNERVNAAPRNDLLSLMAHNDATRHMDPDNLMGNIILLIVGGNDTTRNTMTGSVLALNENPDQYDKLRANPELIDSMVPEVIRWQTPLAHMRRTALQDTEIGGKHIRKGDRVVMWYVSGNRDEEMFERPNDFIIDRPRPRTHLSFGFGIHRCVGMRLAELQLKIVWEEMLKRFDRIEVVGEPKRIYSSFIKGYESLPVRIPG
- a CDS encoding cytochrome P450; the encoded protein is MHGTIESAAKLDALRARATSLPLEQFDPGDPELFRTDTFWPYFDRLRREDPVHYCKDSMFGPYWSVTRYNDIMEIETNHAVFSSASALGGITIRDIDPDLRRESFISMDPPRHAAQRKSVAPMFTPTHLDNLAINIRKRSAECLDNLPRGEVFDWVDQVSIELTTQMLAVLFDFPWEDRRKLTRWSDIATTIPGPDGLVATEDERQVELTECAQYFSRLWKERIAQPLKSDLLSMMAHSDATRDMDAKNFLGNLILLIVGGNDTTRNTMSGSLLALSQHPEQYRKLRDNPALLDSFVPEVIRWQTPLAHMRRTALSDFEFRGKQIKKGDKVVMWYVSGNRDEEAIEKPYDFIIDRARPRTHLSFGFGIHRCVGLRLAELQLKIIWEEILKRFDHIDVVGEPRRVYSSFVKGLESLPVKIAA
- a CDS encoding YjgN family protein, encoding MNDMQWAPIGSEPLPPPLPSTQVDFTGDRSVFRKMVTKGAMLELVTFGFYRFWLVTDIRRHLWSNTAIDGDAAEYTGRGKELLIGFLFALAILMPIYLAYFLVGIEFERWQGFASTPLFISFYAFGQFAIFRARRYRLTRTVWRGVRFWMDGSGWAYSFRAMAWGLLVFLTLGLALPWREASLERYKMRHTYYGDLRGDFESDGWTFFKRGWWLWLLSPVALVVFPLAPFFYAEFKAREWRWWLDGIRIGGVSLSSDLPHNAFYGLYWKVTGWSLLLSTIFGFYIGGATALAVKLSGLPVQQLLGPNAHAKSIPMLVMMVVGYFALALALNIVMRVYLQRDIWARVLETVEVHNIGAAADVRGSGELASALGEGFADGLDVAGF
- a CDS encoding M48 family metallopeptidase, producing the protein MSELSTEAPAQSAKPTIFFDGVSSRRRQVRLALGDALEIAEEGGAPVRWAYADIRRADSPAGILRLACTTAPPLARLEIRDAALAADVTARCMRLDEHQTSRRGIAKIVGWSVAAAISIVCVVLFGVPLAADRLAPLVPKPIERRIGDASEVQVKTIFGRSVCQDPAGKAAFTKLVNRLRDAAGLDDDAMTAGVLPTPVPNAFALPGGKVYVLRGLLDKAQDPDELAGILAHELGHLKHHDNMRGLIYNGGTSFLIGLLFGDITGSSAVIFASRSVVEASYSREAETAADTFAIEIMHKLGRSPKPAAELMFRITGKEGGSGFTILASHPLTEDRLARMTKEDRPASGPPLLTDKEWQALKGICGSGKI